Part of the Syntrophales bacterium genome, TTGCCAAAGGCAAGCAAATTACCAGCGTGACCTTCACGGCGATCTTTAAGGAACGTCATAACGCTGGCACTTGGTAATACACGAATGCTGTAACGGTCTATCAGAAAGCCGTCTTTCTCATAAAGTGCGTTGAAGGGTAAATAGTGGAGCGCTCCATGCGGCACGATTGTCAGGTTTTTTGAGCCAATCATTCCTTCTATAGGCTGGATCAGCTTTTCGTAAAGAGCTTGTGCGTCAGCTTTGAACTGGTAGGAATCAGTATCCATTAAATGCTTTCTAAACACTTCGATTTTCTGTCTCAATTCTTTTACTTCCAGTTTTACTCCACGTACTCCATCATGGTTTACTATAAAGGCGAAGAATGTGTCACCCGAACCAAAATATTCCACCAGGGTTTCCCCTTCCGGAAGCTGTTTGCGGATTTCATCGAGGGTGGGGGTGCTGACGGTAACCAGGGCGGCAATTTGTGGTGAATATTCTTTTATTTTCTTTCTAAGTGACAAGGCCCGGGCCAGGGCCTTTTCAATCTCTCCCAGATCCAGCAAACCCCGAGCACGAAGAAGCTTTGACATCAACGCCATCCCCTCGGTGGGCATCATAAAGACGGAATAAGTCCCTTGCTCTATTCGCCGGTCCATATTGTCCAGGCAGGGAAAGAGCCGCCCATAATCCCGGGTTTCCAGCAACGCTTCGCAGACAGCGTAAATCTGCATATCATCAGCCTGCTCAAAGGTTTTTACACCCTGGTCGAACATCCGAACATTATCCCCATACTGCCCCACCTGGCTTTTCCACATCATATCCGGGCCTCCCCCGGGAGTAGCGCAGGCGGAAATGAAAATGGTTAGGAGAAAAAATTTGGAGATCGTTAAAAAGAGACGCATGTCAGCCCTCCCACCTTTATTAAGAACATGAGTGTAAATCATTAAAACAGTATTTTTATATTGAAATATGCAATATGTCTGGTAGACTTAGACTTACTTTATTTATTACATATTTTCAAAATAAAAATATATGTGCTGTAATATAATACTGCAAACAGGCAGTATTATATATGTTAGGCGATGTGAAAATTTATAATTTATTACAAAAGGAGATTAGAATGAAGATCTATGTAGGAAATTTGTCGTACGAGGTCACCGAAGAGGACTTACGGCTGGCTTTAGAACAATTCGGGCAGGTTGAATCCGCTACCATTATAAAAGACAAGCATAGTGGTCAATCAAAAGGATTTGGATTCGTGGAGATGGCCTCTAAAGCTGAAGGGCAGTCTGCAATCGAAGGCCTAAATGGCAAAGAGCTAAAAGGAAGAGCGCTTAACGTGAATGAGGCTCGCCCTCGCACCGAAAGTCGCGGTGGCAGAGGAGGACAAGGTGGTGGCAGAGGAGGACAAGGTGGTGGCAGAGGAGGACAAGGTGGTGACAGAGGAAGACCAA contains:
- a CDS encoding RNA-binding protein; translated protein: MKIYVGNLSYEVTEEDLRLALEQFGQVESATIIKDKHSGQSKGFGFVEMASKAEGQSAIEGLNGKELKGRALNVNEARPRTESRGGRGGQGGGRGGQGGGRGGQGGDRGRPKGGRSF
- a CDS encoding CHAT domain-containing protein, with the protein product MMWKSQVGQYGDNVRMFDQGVKTFEQADDMQIYAVCEALLETRDYGRLFPCLDNMDRRIEQGTYSVFMMPTEGMALMSKLLRARGLLDLGEIEKALARALSLRKKIKEYSPQIAALVTVSTPTLDEIRKQLPEGETLVEYFGSGDTFFAFIVNHDGVRGVKLEVKELRQKIEVFRKHLMDTDSYQFKADAQALYEKLIQPIEGMIGSKNLTIVPHGALHYLPFNALYEKDGFLIDRYSIRVLPSASVMTFLKDRREGHAGNLLAFGNPDLGDPTYDLPGAQNEAIAITKDKPKTRLLLRKQATETAIKHFGDQFRYIHFATHGTFDAEKPLSSGLLMSSDSENDGTLTVGELYDLRLPADLVTLSACETALGKVANGDDVVGFTRGFLYAGVSSIVSSLWKVDDQATSILMQQFYKSLKETDKRSALRTAQLKVKNTYNAHPYFWAA